One genomic window of Nocardioides daphniae includes the following:
- a CDS encoding methyl-accepting chemotaxis protein, whose protein sequence is MTRRRQTQLALQQENAALRDVVRELARVAAATSRGDLEERVQPLPAVEGLDTEHVRRDVNRMIDVTDGFVREASASLLAATAGRHERQLLLRGLPGTFRGHATTINDARRTMAESDRAIAAFAEQRQGAVLEFEREILTSSQRVDAAASDMTQTAAAMLQDVTDLQQDAVSAGDSVAHLAESSEVISQVVGLIANVSGQTKLLALNASIEAARAGAAGKGFSVVADEVKRLAEETGAASKRVEEQLSEARSAIDAVSTALDAIVASIDGVRTRVDALDDRIAGATDDSLRATSSYLDSHVRSFLERLRS, encoded by the coding sequence ATGACTCGACGACGCCAGACGCAGCTCGCGCTGCAGCAGGAGAACGCCGCGCTGAGGGACGTGGTGAGGGAGCTGGCGCGGGTGGCTGCGGCCACGAGCCGCGGCGACCTGGAGGAACGGGTCCAGCCGCTCCCGGCCGTCGAGGGTCTGGACACCGAGCACGTACGCCGTGACGTCAACCGGATGATCGACGTCACCGACGGCTTCGTGCGGGAGGCCAGCGCCTCGCTGCTCGCCGCCACTGCCGGGCGCCACGAGCGCCAGCTGCTGCTGCGCGGCCTGCCGGGGACCTTCCGCGGCCACGCCACGACGATCAACGACGCACGTCGCACGATGGCGGAGAGCGACCGCGCCATCGCCGCCTTCGCCGAGCAGCGCCAGGGGGCCGTGCTCGAGTTCGAGCGCGAGATCCTGACCAGCTCCCAGCGGGTCGACGCCGCCGCGTCGGACATGACCCAGACCGCCGCCGCGATGCTCCAGGACGTCACCGACCTGCAGCAGGACGCGGTCAGCGCGGGCGACTCGGTGGCCCACCTGGCCGAGTCGTCCGAGGTGATCAGCCAGGTCGTCGGCCTGATCGCCAACGTCTCGGGCCAGACCAAGCTGCTCGCGCTCAACGCCTCGATCGAGGCGGCGCGCGCCGGTGCGGCCGGCAAGGGCTTCTCCGTCGTCGCCGACGAGGTGAAGCGTCTCGCCGAGGAGACCGGTGCGGCGTCCAAGCGCGTCGAGGAGCAGCTCAGCGAGGCACGCAGCGCGATCGACGCGGTGTCGACGGCCCTGGACGCGATCGTGGCCTCGATCGACGGCGTACGCACGCGGGTCGACGCCCTGGACGACCGCATCGCCGGCGCGACCGACGACAGCCTGCGGGCGACCTCGTCGTACCTCGACAGCCACGTCCGCAGCTTCCTGGAGCGTCTGCGGTCCTGA
- the holA gene encoding DNA polymerase III subunit delta has translation MAQAPSASQVLGRVTLVTGKEEFLNERTVSSVRQAVRAHDADGEFSEALASELTASSLEEMSAPSLFSSTRCAVVRSLEDLPEELHDRVLDYAKAPVEDVALVLMHGGGSKGSGLLTKLRKLASVTEVKAAEVKYASGFQEFAKGEFAHWGARIAPEAAEFLVVAVGQDLRALAAAAHQLTSDFPGEQITLDVVKRYFGGRAEAKSFAVADAVMAGHTAQALEELRWALDGGTAGVLVTSAVAGSVRSVAKFLGSTTRGGRDADLARDLGVPPWKVKSIRSQARGWDEEGIAEALRAVARADADIKGAAHDANYTLERLVLTIAGLRRSHR, from the coding sequence ATGGCTCAGGCACCCAGCGCATCGCAGGTCCTCGGTCGCGTCACGCTCGTGACCGGCAAGGAGGAGTTCCTCAACGAACGCACGGTCTCGTCGGTGCGCCAGGCCGTGCGCGCCCACGACGCCGACGGCGAGTTCTCCGAGGCCCTGGCCTCCGAGCTCACCGCCTCCTCGCTCGAGGAGATGTCGGCCCCGTCGCTCTTCTCCTCGACCCGGTGTGCGGTCGTACGCAGCCTCGAGGACCTGCCCGAGGAGCTGCACGACCGGGTGCTCGACTATGCCAAGGCCCCCGTGGAGGACGTCGCGCTGGTGCTGATGCACGGGGGAGGGTCCAAGGGCAGCGGCCTGCTGACCAAGCTGCGCAAGCTGGCCTCGGTGACCGAGGTGAAGGCGGCCGAGGTCAAGTACGCCTCGGGCTTCCAGGAGTTCGCCAAGGGCGAGTTCGCCCACTGGGGTGCGCGGATCGCGCCGGAGGCAGCGGAGTTCCTGGTGGTCGCCGTCGGGCAGGACCTGCGAGCCCTCGCCGCGGCGGCGCACCAGCTGACCAGCGACTTCCCCGGCGAGCAGATCACCCTCGATGTGGTGAAGCGCTACTTCGGCGGGCGCGCGGAGGCCAAGTCGTTCGCCGTGGCCGACGCCGTGATGGCCGGTCACACCGCCCAGGCGCTGGAGGAGCTGCGCTGGGCCCTCGACGGGGGGACGGCCGGCGTGCTGGTCACCTCGGCCGTGGCGGGGTCGGTGCGCAGCGTCGCCAAGTTCCTCGGCAGCACCACCCGCGGGGGTCGCGACGCCGACCTGGCCCGCGACCTCGGCGTGCCGCCGTGGAAGGTCAAGAGCATCCGCTCCCAGGCACGTGGGTGGGACGAGGAGGGCATCGCCGAGGCACTGCGGGCGGTCGCCCGGGCCGATGCCGACATCAAGGGCGCTGCCCACGACGCCAACTACACGCTCGAGCGGCTCGTCCTGACGATCGCCGGGCTGCGCCGCTCGCACCGCTGA
- a CDS encoding ComEC/Rec2 family competence protein, translating into MALPAPADLRLPWLAAVAWGAALWGALRPPGGGLLLVGAASVVVALVALTVAARRRASDLSLTSPAVTATATLLVLVAMVTSASLRTGGAGSGAVAEVAARSSPATVVGSVVSDPRPVASSGFASAGERTVVVRVLVHRITAARGEWDVRSTVVVLGEGAWEDVRLGATVRFRGVLATADGDAAALVRPRGEPTVVGEPDVWWRAAEVVRAGVRDAVAPRPRDQRALVPSLVVGDDSELDPELADDFRTTGLTHLLAVSGTNLTLVLGFVVLLGRWCGVRGRGRLLLGALTIVAFVLVARSEPSVVRAAAMGAVALLALAHDGRRRGIRTLAVAVLALLAWEPRMAVAAGFALSVLATAGILLVAPVWRDALARWVPRWAAEAIAVPAAAQLACTPVVAALSGEVSLVAVVANLLVAPAVAPATVLGLAGGLLAIAVVPVGQLVAMPAAWSVGWIVVVARWGAGLPVPSIGWGTGGWPLVLLTALCVVAALTAHRLLRRARWSLAAAGLGLLAVLVPVPTPGWPPHGWVVAACDVGQGDAVVLNAGPGAGVVVDAGPDARLVDRCLDRLGIEHVPLLVLTHFHADHVDGLDGVLDGRTVGEVEVSPVSDPAESAAAVTATLAERGLSPVVSAYGVPRQVGDVVVNRVWPEPSATPQALAAAGPNDASVVLVATVRGVDVLLTGDVEPEAQRGLGRTLGALEVDVLKVPHHGSRHQSVEWLTATGASVALVSAGRDNTYGHPAPALLDVLRGAGMTVLRTDRDGDSLVVVRDGGLATTALPAVGTPSP; encoded by the coding sequence GTGGCGCTCCCGGCCCCGGCCGACCTGCGCCTGCCGTGGCTGGCGGCCGTGGCCTGGGGGGCGGCCCTGTGGGGAGCGCTCAGGCCGCCCGGTGGAGGCCTGCTCCTGGTGGGTGCCGCCTCGGTGGTGGTGGCGCTCGTCGCCCTGACCGTGGCCGCCCGGCGGCGTGCGTCCGACCTGTCCCTCACCTCGCCGGCCGTGACGGCGACCGCGACCCTGCTCGTCCTCGTCGCCATGGTGACGTCGGCGTCGCTGCGTACGGGTGGGGCCGGGAGCGGCGCGGTGGCCGAGGTCGCCGCCCGCTCGAGCCCCGCGACGGTCGTCGGCAGCGTGGTCAGCGACCCACGGCCGGTGGCGTCCTCCGGGTTCGCGAGCGCGGGGGAGCGGACGGTCGTGGTGCGGGTCCTCGTGCACCGGATCACTGCGGCGCGCGGTGAGTGGGACGTACGCAGCACGGTCGTCGTGCTCGGGGAGGGGGCGTGGGAGGACGTACGCCTGGGGGCGACGGTGCGGTTCCGGGGCGTACTCGCCACGGCCGACGGTGACGCGGCTGCCCTGGTCCGCCCGCGTGGGGAGCCGACGGTCGTCGGCGAGCCCGACGTCTGGTGGCGTGCGGCCGAGGTGGTCCGGGCAGGGGTGCGCGACGCCGTCGCGCCGCGGCCACGCGACCAGCGGGCGCTGGTGCCCTCGCTGGTGGTCGGTGACGACTCCGAGCTCGACCCCGAGCTCGCGGACGACTTCCGGACCACGGGCCTGACGCACCTGCTGGCGGTCAGCGGCACCAACCTGACGCTGGTCCTCGGCTTCGTCGTCCTGCTCGGGCGCTGGTGCGGCGTCCGTGGTCGTGGTCGGCTGCTCCTGGGCGCGCTGACGATCGTGGCCTTCGTGCTCGTGGCGCGCAGCGAGCCCAGCGTGGTCCGGGCGGCGGCGATGGGGGCGGTCGCCCTGCTGGCGCTGGCCCACGACGGCCGTCGACGCGGCATCCGTACGCTCGCGGTCGCCGTGCTCGCGCTGCTCGCCTGGGAGCCGCGCATGGCGGTCGCGGCGGGGTTCGCGCTCTCGGTCCTGGCCACCGCAGGGATCCTGCTCGTGGCGCCCGTCTGGCGTGACGCGCTCGCGCGGTGGGTGCCTCGGTGGGCGGCCGAGGCGATCGCCGTGCCGGCCGCGGCCCAGCTCGCCTGCACGCCGGTGGTCGCAGCGCTCTCGGGCGAGGTGAGCCTGGTCGCCGTCGTCGCGAACCTGCTGGTGGCGCCTGCCGTCGCGCCGGCGACGGTGCTGGGCCTGGCCGGTGGCCTCCTGGCCATCGCCGTGGTGCCCGTGGGCCAGCTCGTCGCCATGCCGGCCGCCTGGTCGGTGGGGTGGATCGTCGTGGTGGCGCGGTGGGGAGCCGGGCTCCCGGTCCCGTCGATCGGGTGGGGCACGGGTGGGTGGCCGCTCGTGCTCCTGACGGCGCTGTGCGTGGTGGCGGCGCTGACGGCCCACCGGCTGCTGCGCCGTGCCCGTTGGAGCCTCGCCGCCGCAGGGTTGGGCCTGCTCGCCGTCCTGGTGCCGGTGCCCACTCCCGGGTGGCCGCCGCACGGCTGGGTGGTCGCGGCCTGCGACGTGGGTCAGGGCGACGCCGTGGTCCTCAACGCCGGTCCCGGGGCGGGGGTGGTGGTCGACGCCGGTCCGGACGCGCGCCTGGTCGACCGCTGCCTCGACCGGTTGGGCATCGAGCACGTGCCGCTCCTGGTGCTGACCCACTTCCACGCCGACCACGTCGACGGGCTCGACGGGGTGCTGGACGGTCGCACGGTGGGGGAGGTCGAGGTGTCGCCGGTCTCCGACCCTGCCGAGTCGGCCGCGGCCGTGACCGCGACTTTGGCCGAGCGTGGCCTGTCGCCGGTGGTGAGTGCCTACGGCGTGCCGCGGCAGGTGGGCGACGTCGTGGTCAACCGGGTGTGGCCGGAGCCGTCGGCCACGCCCCAGGCCCTGGCGGCCGCCGGGCCCAACGACGCCAGCGTGGTGCTGGTGGCGACCGTGCGCGGGGTCGACGTCCTGCTCACCGGCGACGTCGAGCCGGAGGCGCAGCGCGGCCTCGGTCGTACGCTCGGAGCCCTGGAGGTCGACGTCCTCAAGGTGCCCCACCACGGAAGTCGGCACCAGTCCGTGGAGTGGCTGACCGCCACCGGGGCCAGCGTCGCGCTCGTCTCGGCCGGGCGCGACAACACCTACGGACACCCGGCGCCGGCGCTGCTGGACGTGCTGAGGGGCGCCGGGATGACTGTCCTGCGCACCGACCGGGACGGCGACTCGCTGGTCGTCGTGCGTGACGGGGGCCTGGCCACGACGGCGCTCCCCGCCGTGGGGACGCCGTCGCCCTGA
- a CDS encoding helix-hairpin-helix domain-containing protein, translated as MRNRRPSPEHEQAVARRLAALSGQWEQARDEVTRAGTVAVPPWAEGMEDWSWDEHTQVRGAVVAPVVAEPAPVANAVGDEAGRDGFGPDGVGDGVRAPGRHAARRPTTSALGRVAEAGTSGLDRVGLRLAHLVWVAVFAAVALAGTSWWLVRAKESVVVTPVASQTAAQPSPQPSAGATPATTAPEGAAAATVGGESSTEVVVDVAGKVRRPGIVVLPQGSRVVDAVEAAGGARRGVNLQSLNLARVLVDGEQIVVGAPAPAPGAPPPAGGPQAPGGLVNLNLATQAELEALPGVGPVTAAAIVDWRTTHGGFSSVEDLLEVHGIGEVTMERLSPLVTV; from the coding sequence ATGCGCAACCGACGCCCCTCACCTGAGCACGAGCAGGCCGTCGCCCGCCGGCTGGCGGCGCTCAGCGGCCAGTGGGAGCAGGCGCGCGACGAGGTGACCCGGGCGGGGACCGTGGCGGTCCCGCCGTGGGCGGAGGGCATGGAGGACTGGTCCTGGGACGAGCACACGCAGGTCCGTGGCGCGGTGGTGGCGCCGGTCGTCGCCGAGCCGGCTCCCGTGGCGAACGCGGTGGGGGACGAGGCGGGGCGCGACGGGTTCGGGCCCGACGGGGTGGGCGACGGCGTACGAGCGCCCGGGCGGCACGCAGCGCGGCGACCGACGACCTCCGCGCTCGGCCGGGTCGCGGAGGCCGGCACCTCGGGGCTGGACCGGGTCGGGCTGCGACTGGCCCACCTGGTCTGGGTGGCGGTCTTCGCCGCCGTGGCGCTGGCGGGCACCTCCTGGTGGCTGGTGCGGGCGAAGGAGTCGGTGGTCGTCACGCCCGTGGCCTCGCAGACTGCGGCCCAGCCGTCCCCCCAGCCGTCCGCCGGGGCGACGCCCGCGACGACGGCTCCCGAGGGGGCCGCTGCGGCGACGGTCGGTGGTGAGTCGTCCACCGAGGTGGTGGTCGACGTGGCCGGCAAGGTCCGCCGCCCCGGCATCGTCGTGCTGCCCCAGGGGTCGCGGGTCGTCGACGCCGTCGAGGCGGCCGGCGGAGCCAGGCGGGGCGTCAACCTGCAGAGCCTCAACCTGGCGCGGGTCCTGGTCGACGGCGAGCAGATCGTCGTGGGCGCCCCCGCCCCGGCCCCGGGGGCCCCGCCACCTGCCGGAGGCCCACAGGCCCCCGGCGGACTGGTGAACCTCAACCTCGCCACCCAGGCCGAGCTGGAGGCGTTGCCGGGCGTTGGTCCGGTGACTGCTGCCGCCATCGTCGACTGGCGCACCACCCACGGCGGTTTCTCCTCGGTGGAGGACCTGCTCGAGGTGCACGGCATCGGCGAGGTGACCATGGAACGGCTCTCACCCCTCGTCACGGTCTGA
- a CDS encoding DegV family protein: MTRTVVVTDSTACLAPGVAEARGITVIPLQVVIGAHVYDEGTEGASPEAVAAALKAFTPVSTSRPNPAAVLEVYRELAEAGAEQIVSVHLSADMSGTYESCQLAARQAPVPVTTVDSRQVGAATGYAALAAQDVVDAGGDAEAAAAAARARSAASRSLFYVDTLEYLRRGGRIGAAAAVLGGALSVKPLLEIRDGRVASLEKVRTANRALARLEDLLVQAAGSTPVDICIAHLANPSRAEALTTRLTERLADNLEGREVHCTEVGAVLGAHVGPGMLAGVLAPRL; encoded by the coding sequence ATGACCCGCACCGTGGTTGTCACCGACTCGACCGCCTGCCTGGCCCCCGGCGTCGCGGAGGCACGCGGGATCACCGTGATCCCGCTCCAGGTGGTGATCGGTGCCCACGTGTACGACGAGGGCACCGAGGGCGCCTCGCCCGAGGCAGTCGCTGCCGCGCTGAAGGCCTTCACCCCGGTCTCGACCTCGCGCCCCAACCCCGCCGCGGTCCTCGAGGTCTACCGCGAGCTGGCCGAGGCGGGGGCCGAGCAGATCGTCTCGGTCCACCTGTCGGCCGACATGAGCGGCACCTACGAGTCGTGCCAGCTGGCGGCGCGACAGGCACCCGTCCCGGTCACCACGGTCGACTCCCGTCAGGTGGGTGCCGCGACCGGGTACGCAGCCCTGGCCGCGCAGGACGTGGTCGACGCCGGTGGCGACGCGGAGGCGGCTGCCGCTGCGGCTCGGGCCCGGTCGGCCGCGTCGCGCTCCCTGTTCTACGTCGACACCCTGGAGTACCTGCGCCGCGGCGGCCGGATCGGTGCGGCAGCCGCCGTCCTCGGTGGTGCCCTGTCGGTGAAGCCGCTGCTGGAGATCCGCGACGGCAGGGTCGCCTCGCTGGAGAAGGTGCGCACCGCCAACCGCGCGCTCGCCCGGCTCGAGGACCTCCTGGTGCAGGCCGCTGGGTCCACCCCGGTGGACATCTGCATCGCCCACCTGGCCAACCCGAGTCGTGCCGAGGCGTTGACCACCCGGCTGACCGAGCGGCTCGCCGACAACCTCGAGGGCCGGGAGGTGCACTGCACCGAGGTCGGCGCGGTGCTCGGCGCCCACGTGGGTCCGGGCATGCTCGCCGGGGTGCTCGCCCCCCGGTTGTGA
- the leuS gene encoding leucine--tRNA ligase, with amino-acid sequence MSEHDTNAAEPTYDAAAFEAKWRGVWDSLDLFVAHDDTEKPKKYALTMFPYPSGDLHMGHAEVMALHDVISRYWWLKGHEVLNPMGWDSFGLPAENAAIKNDEHPATYTYGNIETQYESFRRYGVSFDWTRRFNTSDPEYYKWTQWLFTQFHAKGLAYRKKSPVNWCPNDQTVLANEQVVDGACERCGAEVTKRELTQWYFRTTAYAQELLDSLDDLAPTWPSKVVNAQRNWIGRSEGAHVTFDITLDSGEVEPVTVFTTRPDTLWGATFMVVAADADLAKKLVSAQQAQALEDYLVEVRKASDIDRLATDRPKTGVDLGVTATNPVTGEQVAVYASDYVLADYGTGAIMAVPAHDQRDLDFAKAMGLPVRRVVDTGEENPEETFVATTGNGTYVNSGPLDGLADKTAGIHKAIEILEADSRGTGTVNFRLRDWLLSRQRYWGAPIPIVHCPVDGEVAVPVEQLPVLLPELKGADLKPKGTSPLGGATEWVATTCPTCGGPAERDTDTMDTFVDSSWYFFRYVSPNDDTQAFDTELANAWGPVDLYVGGDEHAVLHLLYARFFTKALRDMGLVNWDEPFSAYLSQGKVLNQGRKMSKSLGNGVNLGDQLAEFGVDAVRLTLVFASPPEDNIDWADVSPAGSLRFLQRAWRLSGDVTSEPGVEVTTGDLALRKVTAKVLHDAAHLVETHRFNVMVARTMELVNAVRKAIDSGCGGADPAVREATEAVAMLLSMVAPYTAEEMWERLGHQPSVAQVAWPEVDEALLVEDSVTCVVQVKGKVKGRLEVAPDISEADLEAAALADAGVQRALEGQTVRKVIVRAPKLVNIVV; translated from the coding sequence ATGAGCGAGCACGACACCAACGCAGCCGAACCGACGTACGACGCGGCCGCCTTCGAGGCGAAGTGGCGCGGCGTGTGGGACTCCCTCGACCTCTTCGTCGCGCACGACGACACCGAGAAGCCCAAGAAGTACGCGCTGACGATGTTCCCCTACCCGTCGGGTGACCTGCACATGGGTCACGCCGAGGTGATGGCGCTGCACGACGTGATCTCGCGCTACTGGTGGCTCAAGGGCCACGAGGTGCTCAACCCGATGGGCTGGGACTCCTTCGGCCTGCCCGCCGAGAACGCCGCGATCAAGAACGACGAGCACCCGGCGACGTACACCTACGGCAACATCGAGACGCAGTACGAGTCGTTCCGCCGCTACGGCGTGAGCTTCGACTGGACGCGCCGCTTCAACACCTCCGACCCCGAGTACTACAAGTGGACCCAGTGGCTCTTCACGCAGTTCCACGCCAAGGGGCTGGCCTACCGCAAGAAGTCGCCGGTCAACTGGTGCCCCAACGACCAGACGGTGCTGGCCAACGAGCAGGTCGTCGACGGTGCCTGTGAGCGCTGCGGCGCCGAGGTCACCAAGCGCGAGCTGACCCAGTGGTACTTCCGCACCACCGCGTACGCCCAGGAGCTGCTCGACTCCCTCGACGACCTGGCGCCGACCTGGCCGAGCAAGGTCGTCAACGCCCAGCGCAACTGGATCGGTCGCTCCGAGGGCGCTCACGTCACCTTCGACATCACCCTGGACTCCGGCGAGGTCGAGCCGGTCACGGTCTTCACCACCCGCCCCGACACGCTGTGGGGCGCGACCTTCATGGTGGTCGCCGCTGACGCCGACCTGGCGAAGAAGCTGGTCTCCGCCCAGCAGGCCCAGGCCCTGGAGGACTACCTGGTCGAGGTCCGCAAGGCCTCCGACATCGACCGTCTGGCCACCGACCGGCCGAAGACCGGTGTCGACCTGGGTGTCACGGCAACCAACCCGGTCACCGGCGAGCAGGTGGCGGTCTACGCCTCCGACTACGTCCTGGCCGACTACGGCACCGGCGCGATCATGGCCGTGCCGGCGCACGACCAGCGCGACCTCGACTTCGCGAAGGCGATGGGGCTGCCCGTGCGCCGTGTGGTCGACACCGGCGAGGAGAACCCCGAGGAGACCTTCGTCGCGACGACGGGGAACGGGACGTACGTCAACTCCGGGCCCCTCGACGGCCTGGCCGACAAGACCGCCGGCATCCACAAGGCCATCGAGATCCTCGAGGCCGACTCGCGTGGCACCGGCACCGTCAACTTCCGCCTGCGTGACTGGCTGCTGAGCCGCCAGCGCTACTGGGGTGCCCCGATCCCGATCGTGCACTGCCCCGTCGACGGCGAGGTCGCCGTGCCCGTCGAGCAGCTGCCCGTGCTGCTGCCCGAGCTGAAGGGCGCCGACCTGAAGCCCAAGGGCACCTCGCCGCTGGGCGGTGCGACCGAGTGGGTGGCCACCACCTGCCCGACCTGTGGTGGTCCCGCCGAGCGCGACACCGACACCATGGACACCTTCGTGGACTCGTCCTGGTACTTCTTCCGCTACGTCTCCCCGAACGACGACACCCAGGCCTTCGACACCGAGCTCGCCAACGCGTGGGGCCCCGTCGACCTGTACGTCGGTGGCGACGAGCACGCCGTGCTGCACCTGCTCTACGCGCGCTTCTTCACCAAGGCGCTGCGCGACATGGGCCTGGTCAACTGGGACGAGCCCTTCTCGGCCTACCTGAGCCAGGGCAAGGTCCTCAACCAGGGCCGCAAGATGAGCAAGTCGCTCGGCAACGGCGTCAACCTCGGTGACCAGCTCGCCGAGTTCGGCGTCGACGCCGTGCGCCTGACGCTGGTCTTCGCCTCCCCGCCGGAGGACAACATCGACTGGGCCGACGTCTCGCCGGCCGGCTCCCTGCGCTTCCTGCAGCGCGCCTGGCGCCTCAGCGGCGACGTGACCTCCGAGCCCGGCGTCGAGGTCACCACCGGCGACCTGGCGCTGCGCAAGGTCACCGCGAAGGTGCTGCACGACGCCGCCCACCTGGTCGAGACCCACCGCTTCAACGTGATGGTCGCCCGCACCATGGAGCTGGTCAACGCGGTGCGCAAGGCGATCGACTCCGGCTGCGGTGGGGCCGACCCGGCCGTGCGCGAGGCGACCGAGGCCGTCGCGATGCTGCTGTCGATGGTCGCGCCCTACACGGCCGAGGAGATGTGGGAGCGCCTGGGCCACCAGCCTTCCGTCGCCCAGGTCGCCTGGCCCGAGGTCGACGAGGCCCTCCTGGTCGAGGACTCGGTCACCTGCGTCGTCCAGGTCAAGGGCAAGGTGAAGGGCCGCCTCGAGGTCGCGCCCGACATCTCCGAGGCCGACCTGGAGGCAGCGGCGCTGGCCGACGCGGGCGTCCAGCGGGCCCTGGAGGGCCAGACCGTGCGCAAGGTGATCGTCCGCGCGCCGAAGCTCGTCAACATCGTCGTCTGA
- a CDS encoding nuclear transport factor 2 family protein codes for MDTFRTAVETRDLEAVEDLLADDVVFRSPVAFQPYPGKAVTLAILREVVEVFEGFTYVRELHDEGGGAYVFEATVDGLAITGCDFLTLDGDGRIVDFMVMTRPLKASQALAARMAERYPAIVEAASAWTPRA; via the coding sequence ATGGACACCTTCCGCACCGCCGTCGAGACCCGGGACCTGGAGGCCGTCGAGGACCTGCTGGCCGACGACGTCGTGTTCCGCAGCCCCGTCGCCTTCCAGCCCTACCCCGGCAAGGCCGTCACGCTCGCGATCCTGCGGGAGGTGGTCGAGGTCTTCGAGGGCTTCACCTACGTCCGTGAGCTGCACGACGAGGGCGGCGGCGCGTACGTCTTCGAGGCGACCGTGGACGGCCTGGCGATCACTGGCTGCGACTTCCTGACGCTCGACGGCGACGGCCGGATCGTCGACTTCATGGTGATGACGCGGCCGCTCAAGGCGTCGCAGGCCCTGGCTGCCCGGATGGCCGAGCGCTACCCGGCCATCGTGGAGGCCGCCTCGGCCTGGACGCCGCGCGCCTAG
- a CDS encoding histidine phosphatase family protein, which translates to MIQDAAAPRRLLLLRHGQTAWNLEHRIQGHTDVPLDDTGVVQAEKVAPVIAAMGPSLLRSSDLSRARVTAEKVAEAAGLEVEVDPRLREFDLGERAGLTHGEYAETNADEFAAFRTGRYDVVPGGESRAQLEARFVPALDEAVALLSPGQLGVVVAHGAALKVGLTAWLGWPPETVLTLQALGNCHWVLLEESEGAAGASPVRRLAAYNRHV; encoded by the coding sequence GTGATCCAGGACGCTGCTGCACCGCGTCGCCTGCTCCTGCTGAGGCACGGGCAGACGGCATGGAACCTGGAGCACCGCATCCAGGGCCACACCGACGTTCCCCTGGACGACACCGGCGTCGTCCAGGCCGAGAAGGTCGCGCCCGTCATCGCGGCGATGGGCCCGAGCCTCTTACGGTCCTCCGACCTCTCCCGTGCGCGCGTGACCGCCGAGAAGGTCGCTGAGGCTGCCGGTCTCGAGGTCGAGGTCGACCCGCGCCTGCGCGAGTTCGACCTGGGGGAGCGCGCGGGCCTGACCCATGGCGAGTACGCCGAGACCAACGCCGACGAGTTCGCCGCGTTCCGCACGGGCCGGTACGACGTCGTGCCGGGCGGGGAGTCCCGCGCGCAGCTGGAGGCACGCTTCGTTCCGGCGCTCGACGAGGCGGTCGCGTTGCTGTCGCCGGGGCAGCTGGGCGTCGTCGTCGCGCACGGCGCCGCCCTCAAGGTCGGCCTGACGGCGTGGCTGGGCTGGCCGCCGGAGACCGTGCTCACCCTCCAGGCCCTCGGCAACTGCCACTGGGTGCTGCTGGAGGAGTCGGAGGGCGCCGCGGGGGCCTCACCCGTGCGTCGTCTGGCGGCCTACAACCGCCACGTCTGA
- the rsfS gene encoding ribosome silencing factor, which yields MTATEHALELVQIAARAASDKLAEKIVAYDVSDTLAITDAFVLASASNDRQVRAIVEEIEDQLREQVGEKPLRREGHQQGRWVLLDYADVVIHVQHAEERQFYALERLWRDCPEIKLPESIAPAAEVADRAADETPVAELAGSDDAE from the coding sequence GTGACCGCCACCGAGCACGCCCTCGAACTCGTCCAGATCGCGGCGCGCGCGGCCTCCGACAAGCTGGCCGAGAAGATCGTCGCCTACGACGTGAGTGACACCCTCGCCATCACCGACGCCTTCGTCCTGGCCTCGGCCTCGAACGACCGCCAGGTGCGCGCCATCGTCGAGGAGATCGAGGACCAGCTGCGCGAGCAGGTCGGCGAGAAGCCGCTGCGCCGTGAGGGCCACCAGCAGGGCCGCTGGGTCCTGCTCGACTACGCCGACGTCGTCATCCACGTCCAGCACGCCGAGGAGCGACAGTTCTACGCGCTCGAGCGCCTGTGGCGCGACTGCCCGGAGATCAAGCTCCCGGAGTCGATCGCCCCGGCCGCCGAGGTCGCGGACCGCGCTGCCGACGAGACCCCGGTCGCCGAGCTGGCCGGTTCCGACGACGCCGAGTGA